The Lactobacillus sp. CBA3605 genome contains a region encoding:
- the yjeM gene encoding glutamate/gamma-aminobutyrate family transporter YjeM — protein sequence MAENSNKITLTALVMMIFTTVFGFANSTVAFYLMGYASILFYLLAAVLFFIPFAMMMAEYGAAIKSDSSGMYKWLEVSVNARFAFVGTFMWFASYIIWLVSTSAKVWIPFTTMFFGSDQTQKFAFLGLNATQVIGLLSCLWMVIVTLVSIKGVKGIVRITSLGGLAVTSLNAILLVVSGVILALNHGHFAQPMTHLLDSPNPGYQQPVGLMSFAVFAIFAYGGLEVLGGMVDKTKNPEKTFPRGIIISAIVITLGYALGILCWGISTNWQAVLANPTTNMGNISYVMMRNLGLVLGQSLGLSQATSNLIGLWFARYTGLGMFLAYSGAFFTLTYSPLKTLILGTPKSLWPKKFTKLNENKMPSYAMMVQCAIVIVIILVASFATSDASAFYNVLTLMANVSMTLPYLFLLYAFPKFKQNHAIQKPFEVYKSPRLTVLISWVVFVVVLGANIFTLIQPILATGNFKNTIWMLVGPVLFGLIGIIWYQVHVHRTTRQN from the coding sequence ATGGCGGAAAATAGTAATAAAATAACGCTAACGGCGTTAGTTATGATGATCTTTACTACGGTTTTTGGCTTTGCCAATAGTACGGTGGCATTTTACTTGATGGGTTATGCGTCAATCTTATTCTACTTGTTAGCGGCGGTGCTATTCTTTATTCCGTTTGCCATGATGATGGCGGAATATGGTGCGGCGATTAAATCGGATAGTAGTGGGATGTATAAGTGGTTAGAAGTGAGTGTCAATGCGCGCTTTGCGTTTGTCGGCACCTTTATGTGGTTTGCTTCTTATATCATTTGGTTGGTTTCGACGTCAGCGAAAGTTTGGATTCCCTTTACCACAATGTTTTTTGGGAGTGATCAAACGCAAAAATTCGCCTTTTTAGGCTTGAATGCAACCCAAGTGATTGGTCTATTATCATGTCTGTGGATGGTTATTGTGACCCTGGTTTCCATTAAAGGGGTCAAAGGGATTGTCCGAATCACAAGTTTAGGTGGTTTAGCAGTGACCAGCTTGAACGCGATATTATTGGTCGTTTCAGGGGTCATTTTGGCGTTAAATCACGGTCATTTTGCCCAACCAATGACCCATCTGTTAGATTCGCCTAATCCTGGTTATCAGCAGCCAGTGGGATTGATGAGTTTTGCGGTGTTTGCTATTTTTGCGTACGGGGGCTTAGAAGTCCTTGGCGGGATGGTCGATAAGACGAAGAATCCAGAAAAAACTTTTCCACGTGGTATTATTATTTCGGCCATCGTGATTACACTTGGCTATGCGTTGGGGATTTTATGCTGGGGAATTAGTACGAACTGGCAAGCTGTCTTAGCTAACCCAACGACGAATATGGGTAATATTAGTTACGTGATGATGCGTAATTTAGGGCTAGTTTTAGGGCAGTCATTAGGATTGAGCCAAGCGACAAGTAATTTAATCGGCTTGTGGTTTGCGCGCTATACGGGGTTAGGCATGTTCTTAGCTTATTCTGGAGCGTTCTTTACGTTAACTTATTCGCCACTGAAAACGCTGATTCTTGGGACACCAAAGTCTTTATGGCCTAAAAAGTTTACAAAATTAAACGAAAACAAGATGCCTAGTTATGCGATGATGGTCCAATGCGCAATTGTTATTGTGATTATCTTAGTGGCTTCCTTTGCGACTAGTGATGCCTCAGCTTTTTATAATGTCTTAACGCTGATGGCCAACGTTTCAATGACCTTGCCATACTTGTTTTTACTCTATGCTTTTCCAAAGTTCAAACAAAATCATGCGATTCAAAAACCATTTGAAGTTTATAAATCACCGCGGCTAACGGTATTAATTAGTTGGGTCGTATTCGTTGTTGTTTTAGGTGCCAATATTTTCACGTTGATTCAACCAATCCTAGCTACGGGGAACTTTAAAAATACGATTTGGATGTTAGTCGGACCAGTTTTGTTTGGCCTGATTGGGATTATCTGGTATCAAGTGCACGTGCATCGTACCACCCGTCAAAATTAA
- a CDS encoding pyridoxamine 5'-phosphate oxidase has protein sequence MEVSALQQVIKTSNKIALSTALDHQADVKIVNFIWLAEQPDRLYFSSVKDSPALAIYAQNPDLAFISVPKDGTPGNPYMRAQHVQLRPSTKTMTDLLPSYLATVPNYQKVWDLIGSKLVVFELVLKDVYVDPGLGQPKGTLHFK, from the coding sequence ATGGAAGTTTCTGCCTTACAACAAGTCATTAAAACGAGTAACAAGATTGCGTTAAGTACGGCGTTAGATCATCAGGCTGATGTTAAAATCGTTAATTTTATTTGGTTGGCTGAACAACCAGATCGCTTATATTTTTCATCGGTCAAAGATAGTCCAGCACTAGCTATTTATGCGCAAAATCCTGACTTGGCGTTCATCTCGGTACCCAAGGATGGGACGCCGGGTAATCCCTATATGCGGGCGCAACATGTGCAGTTGCGGCCTTCTACAAAGACAATGACCGATTTGTTGCCTAGTTACCTTGCAACGGTGCCGAATTATCAAAAAGTTTGGGATTTAATCGGGTCTAAGTTAGTTGTCTTTGAACTCGTGCTCAAAGATGTCTATGTTGATCCGGGACTTGGACAACCCAAAGGGACGTTACATTTCAAGTAA
- a CDS encoding NADH-dependent flavin oxidoreductase, producing MTTNRYEKTMTPFTFKNGLTLNNRMVMAPMTTWSGNDDGTVADQEIAYYRRRVNGLGLVITGSTPVAANAIGFSDEFAGYDDKFLPSLTRLATVAKGGGAKAILQLLHAGNKANTDLVDPKDVVSSSTITTKESTFVKALSPRALTEKEILAIIKSFGETTRRAIAAGFDGVELHGAFGFLFQNFLSPYYNKRQDQWGGSLANRMRFALAVVDEIKSVIARYAKHPFILGYRITLEEHLDGGLRLHDSLALIDELINRDIDYVHVTLNNVLTSKPIGSSNDDPTYLETLAQHIDHRVPLISAGSLNTPAQAEQALAEGLDLAAIAHGLIINPDWAEKVKTGETADIEKQLHISQLANMKLPDKLWQLLQNSGDWFDIVQ from the coding sequence ATGACAACCAATAGATATGAAAAGACTATGACACCATTTACCTTTAAGAATGGACTGACACTTAACAACCGAATGGTCATGGCACCGATGACAACGTGGTCTGGAAATGACGATGGCACAGTTGCTGATCAAGAAATCGCTTATTATCGTCGTCGGGTTAACGGCTTAGGACTAGTCATCACAGGATCAACACCAGTCGCCGCAAATGCAATTGGCTTCAGTGATGAATTTGCTGGCTATGATGACAAGTTTTTACCAAGTCTGACACGGCTCGCAACTGTTGCTAAAGGTGGTGGTGCCAAAGCAATTTTACAACTGTTGCATGCGGGTAATAAAGCTAACACCGATTTAGTAGATCCTAAAGATGTCGTAAGTTCAAGTACGATCACAACCAAAGAAAGTACCTTTGTCAAAGCTCTGAGTCCACGAGCTTTAACTGAAAAAGAAATTTTGGCAATCATCAAATCATTTGGTGAAACGACTAGAAGAGCAATTGCTGCTGGATTTGATGGCGTTGAATTACATGGTGCGTTTGGTTTCTTGTTCCAAAACTTTCTCTCGCCATACTATAACAAACGACAAGATCAATGGGGCGGTTCACTTGCCAATCGAATGCGTTTTGCATTAGCCGTCGTTGACGAAATAAAATCAGTCATTGCACGCTATGCAAAACACCCCTTTATCTTAGGGTATCGTATTACGCTTGAAGAACATCTCGATGGTGGCTTACGGTTACATGATTCGTTGGCCTTAATTGATGAGTTGATTAACCGAGATATCGATTATGTTCACGTCACATTGAACAATGTGTTAACCTCTAAACCAATTGGCAGTTCCAATGACGATCCGACTTATCTTGAAACATTAGCTCAACACATCGACCACCGGGTGCCATTGATTTCTGCCGGCTCATTAAATACACCAGCACAGGCAGAGCAAGCCTTGGCTGAAGGTTTAGATCTTGCTGCGATTGCGCATGGGCTAATCATCAACCCTGATTGGGCTGAGAAAGTTAAAACCGGCGAAACCGCCGACATTGAAAAACAATTACACATCTCTCAATTAGCCAATATGAAATTACCTGATAAGTTGTGGCAATTATTGCAAAATTCGGGTGATTGGTTTGATATCGTACAGTAG
- a CDS encoding MerR family transcriptional regulator yields MNRKEVSNLIGFSTDTLRYYENIGVIPPIRRDKNGYRDYRPNDLNWLFLVKCLKDAGLSMEALIEFARLNQRGENEPAQKAILQEQLEDLNQKLTEMKRTQALLQYKIDTFEDHTAKFKTGEMDDDHVEELWKMSKFKTAEH; encoded by the coding sequence ATGAATAGAAAAGAAGTTTCAAACTTAATTGGTTTCTCAACTGATACCCTGCGTTACTACGAAAATATCGGTGTAATTCCGCCGATAAGACGTGACAAGAATGGCTATCGCGACTATCGTCCAAACGATTTGAACTGGCTGTTTTTGGTCAAGTGCTTAAAAGATGCTGGCTTATCGATGGAAGCATTGATTGAATTTGCCAGATTAAATCAACGGGGCGAAAATGAACCAGCTCAAAAAGCAATTTTACAAGAACAACTGGAAGACCTTAATCAAAAATTGACTGAGATGAAACGAACTCAGGCGCTACTTCAATACAAGATCGATACGTTCGAGGATCACACTGCCAAGTTCAAAACTGGCGAAATGGATGATGATCATGTTGAAGAACTTTGGAAGATGTCTAAATTTAAGACGGCTGAACATTAA